In Candidatus Zixiibacteriota bacterium, one genomic interval encodes:
- a CDS encoding right-handed parallel beta-helix repeat-containing protein produces MKHWSISCIVSCMVLYSTGSVAAGVIHVPSDQPTIQSGIDTATEGDTVLVAPGTYLENIDFDGKMLVVTSSGGAGATTILASNTSMAVVSFIGGEPKGTEISGFTITGSGACGVFCDGSSPTIKENIITGNTSSRDNDSPGIDLDNTTGVLIKGNVIHSNNANTYGAAIHLEYNNHDDTICYNVMYGNTGVGEIRALGIAYGTLIYNNTISVTVHSGILNQSSGSLDARNNIVFFAPAWAMKGEFVAEYNCTFNNANDYEFPPGAGNIYQPALFADTANHDYQLLPASPCIDAGDPDPQYNDSDGTRNDMGALPADYNYPIPVGLHLSAVDSMHVLNHTPTFYWSFFDTIGMQAAYEIEVGTDVDWVVAEMWASGEVYSADSAVVYAGAPLMDGITYFYRLRVNNGSVWGDWVGNFLRMNSRPTVPGLAWPTTSTPLRREGISLFVDNSFDAELDTLLYDFEVYRNSELTDLAAFDYGVAEQTDRTQSRNLPELSSGVYYWWRARVTDQLEYSDWSMPVSFTMPAGPVFNVPADVPTIQTAIDIATDGDTVLVAPGVYHENLVFSQFSISVIGALGADSTFLEPAVPDSTHIFFGSGDGAGTELAGFTISGSTAKYGLYVNNGCKTLIHDNVFHGYAGSRNLIRSAGDSAYSRIFHNVFWGNGGTACIGLLGLGGAAVDVINNTFDGNSGGIYTFGGMAINNIVTNTQSTAISGFYPVDYNCVWNNNPDYDWGQPVGYSNLSADPMYVDAAAHDYRLLPGSPCVDMGSPDPLLNDPDGSNSDIGTFSYQHTIYPVATTIDFAPELDDNRVGSETPEIMWTYLDTAVTAQTQYHLQIGHDDDWSEAELWDTGPVTSSVTNVLYDGAVLETHHRYFLRIRVHNGLDWGDWRHKSFVVWTWINSLIRVPTDFPNIGAAMFVAQHEDTILLAPGTYSGDENRGFNLVARHITFLSEAGPDSTVIQLDGGCFLTAGSDTLPDVQPLGIPHGAGLATIKEICFENGNPSLKYNGYWVWGSISAHQCLFRQNPMAMLVEYPGAGGAFECRFDSNGTAILLDGFPEFFQASNSVFVGNTMGIVCESVNNFFTDNIFAHNSVGFQSFGWGTVFLHRNVFYANGASVCGSPDMSCNIVYGHPTDYCAAAEQIGLNGNISADPLFCDTTLAITDVYALSPLLPENNSCQENVANVVQGCFDCGDVDGSTGPADIADLVYLVDYMFTGGPAPPDISAANMDGFGTVDIADLVHLVDFMFTGGPPPVCL; encoded by the coding sequence GTGAAGCATTGGTCTATTTCGTGCATAGTTTCATGCATGGTTTTGTACAGTACCGGTTCGGTTGCAGCCGGGGTTATCCACGTACCTTCCGATCAGCCGACAATCCAGTCCGGCATTGATACCGCAACCGAAGGCGACACGGTGTTAGTTGCGCCGGGGACATATTTAGAGAATATTGACTTCGACGGCAAAATGCTTGTCGTTACAAGTTCAGGGGGCGCAGGCGCGACAACTATCCTTGCTTCAAATACGAGCATGGCGGTCGTGTCTTTTATTGGGGGGGAGCCCAAGGGCACGGAGATTTCCGGTTTCACCATCACAGGCAGCGGAGCTTGTGGCGTTTTCTGTGACGGTTCATCGCCGACAATCAAAGAAAACATTATCACGGGCAATACAAGCAGCAGGGACAATGATTCCCCCGGTATTGACCTGGACAACACTACCGGCGTCCTGATCAAGGGAAATGTGATACACTCCAATAACGCGAACACGTATGGGGCGGCGATACACCTGGAGTATAACAACCATGACGATACCATTTGCTACAATGTAATGTACGGGAACACAGGCGTCGGAGAAATCAGAGCTTTGGGCATAGCTTACGGCACCTTGATATACAACAATACAATCTCAGTAACAGTGCACAGTGGAATTCTTAATCAAAGCAGCGGCAGCCTAGATGCCCGAAACAACATCGTATTCTTTGCCCCAGCGTGGGCAATGAAAGGTGAATTCGTAGCCGAATACAACTGCACTTTCAACAACGCAAATGACTACGAATTCCCACCAGGTGCGGGCAACATCTATCAGCCGGCCCTGTTTGCAGATACTGCCAATCATGATTACCAACTTCTCCCAGCATCACCCTGCATCGATGCCGGTGATCCCGACCCTCAGTACAACGATTCGGACGGCACCAGAAACGACATGGGGGCGCTCCCGGCCGATTACAACTATCCAATCCCGGTGGGGCTCCATCTTTCGGCAGTGGATAGTATGCATGTCCTGAATCACACGCCAACCTTCTACTGGTCTTTTTTTGACACGATAGGCATGCAGGCGGCTTACGAGATCGAGGTTGGTACGGACGTGGATTGGGTAGTAGCCGAGATGTGGGCGTCGGGAGAAGTCTATTCTGCCGATAGTGCTGTGGTTTACGCCGGCGCACCGTTAATGGATGGTATCACCTACTTTTACCGACTGAGAGTGAATAATGGATCGGTATGGGGCGATTGGGTCGGGAATTTCCTGAGAATGAATAGCAGGCCAACCGTACCAGGTTTGGCCTGGCCAACGACATCGACTCCTTTGCGAAGAGAAGGCATAAGCTTGTTTGTGGACAATTCATTCGACGCCGAACTGGATACTCTGCTCTACGATTTTGAAGTATACAGAAATTCTGAGTTGACAGACCTTGCAGCCTTTGATTACGGCGTGGCAGAACAAACGGATCGTACTCAATCGAGAAATCTACCCGAGCTGTCGAGTGGCGTTTATTACTGGTGGCGGGCAAGGGTCACCGATCAACTTGAATACTCCGATTGGTCAATGCCGGTGTCATTCACAATGCCGGCCGGCCCTGTCTTCAACGTCCCAGCCGATGTCCCGACAATTCAGACAGCTATCGATATTGCGACCGACGGCGACACGGTATTAGTTGCGCCCGGAGTTTATCACGAGAATCTGGTTTTCTCACAGTTCTCAATCAGCGTGATAGGTGCGCTCGGCGCCGATTCTACTTTTCTTGAACCGGCCGTCCCGGACAGTACACATATTTTCTTCGGATCGGGTGACGGTGCCGGGACCGAATTGGCCGGGTTCACGATTTCAGGCAGTACCGCTAAGTACGGACTGTACGTGAACAATGGCTGCAAGACCTTGATACATGACAATGTCTTCCACGGTTACGCGGGAAGTCGCAACTTGATTCGGAGTGCCGGAGACAGCGCCTACAGCAGGATTTTTCACAACGTGTTCTGGGGAAACGGTGGAACCGCTTGCATCGGCCTGCTTGGTCTCGGTGGGGCGGCGGTGGACGTCATCAACAACACTTTTGACGGGAATAGCGGAGGGATTTACACTTTTGGCGGCATGGCCATAAATAATATTGTCACCAACACTCAGAGTACGGCCATTTCCGGGTTCTACCCAGTCGACTACAATTGTGTATGGAACAACAACCCGGACTACGACTGGGGTCAGCCTGTAGGTTATAGCAATCTGTCGGCGGACCCTATGTACGTCGATGCCGCCGCGCATGACTATCGATTGTTGCCGGGCTCACCCTGCGTGGATATGGGCAGTCCCGACCCGCTTCTCAACGACCCCGATGGCTCCAACAGCGATATCGGGACCTTTTCATACCAACACACGATCTACCCGGTGGCGACTACCATCGATTTTGCCCCAGAGCTTGACGATAACCGAGTCGGTTCGGAAACGCCGGAGATTATGTGGACCTATCTCGATACGGCGGTCACCGCTCAAACGCAATACCATCTTCAAATCGGCCATGATGACGATTGGAGCGAGGCCGAACTTTGGGACACCGGCCCCGTAACATCATCCGTCACTAATGTCCTGTACGACGGCGCCGTTTTGGAAACACACCACCGGTACTTCTTGAGAATACGAGTGCACAATGGCCTTGACTGGGGTGACTGGCGGCATAAATCGTTCGTGGTCTGGACCTGGATTAACTCCTTGATCCGAGTGCCGACGGACTTTCCGAACATAGGCGCGGCAATGTTCGTGGCTCAGCATGAGGATACAATTCTGCTGGCTCCGGGTACTTATTCCGGCGATGAGAACCGGGGATTTAACCTGGTCGCGCGACATATCACTTTTCTATCGGAAGCCGGGCCGGACAGCACGGTGATCCAGTTGGACGGTGGTTGTTTCCTGACGGCAGGTTCCGATACCCTTCCGGATGTTCAGCCTCTCGGTATTCCACACGGGGCAGGTCTTGCAACGATTAAGGAAATATGCTTTGAAAACGGAAACCCGTCGCTCAAGTATAATGGTTACTGGGTCTGGGGATCCATCAGTGCGCACCAGTGCCTCTTTCGACAGAATCCAATGGCGATGTTGGTTGAATATCCGGGTGCTGGAGGAGCCTTCGAGTGTCGGTTCGACAGTAACGGCACGGCTATACTGCTGGACGGCTTTCCGGAGTTCTTCCAGGCCTCCAACTCTGTGTTCGTCGGTAACACAATGGGGATTGTCTGCGAGAGCGTAAACAACTTCTTCACCGACAACATATTCGCGCATAACTCAGTGGGTTTCCAGTCCTTCGGATGGGGCACCGTTTTTCTCCATCGTAATGTTTTCTATGCCAACGGCGCCAGTGTCTGTGGATCACCGGATATGAGCTGTAACATCGTCTACGGTCATCCAACCGATTACTGCGCCGCTGCAGAACAGATTGGTCTGAACGGCAACATATCCGCGGACCCGCTCTTTTGTGATACAACATTAGCCATAACAGACGTCTACGCTCTCTCTCCCCTGTTGCCTGAAAACAACTCGTGCCAGGAGAATGTGGCGAATGTGGTTCAGGGTTGTTTCGACTGCGGCGACGTTGACGGATCGACCGGGCCGGCCGACATCGCCGACTTGGTCTACCTGGTCGATTACATGTTCACCGGCGGACCAGCGCCACCGGACATTAGCGCCGCCAACATGGACGGGTTCGGAACCGTTGACATCGCCGATCTCGTTCATTTGGTTGATTTCATGTTCACCGGCGGCCCACCGCCGGTGTGCCTCTGA